A portion of the Agrobacterium tumefaciens genome contains these proteins:
- a CDS encoding DUF3088 domain-containing protein has protein sequence MAKDTLFLIAPGFEDPKHPGVRFVCPHCNQIEGLLAAFPDLAAGIDIHRVGFQRPREAVIAVVGEENQSLPLFVFTGDAPADATTKGDTHFIQDTKRILQILAERHGFPQLH, from the coding sequence ATGGCCAAGGATACGCTTTTTTTGATCGCCCCCGGTTTTGAAGACCCCAAGCACCCCGGTGTCCGGTTCGTCTGCCCGCATTGTAACCAGATCGAAGGCCTGCTTGCCGCCTTTCCGGACCTTGCCGCCGGGATCGATATCCACCGGGTCGGTTTTCAGCGTCCGCGCGAAGCGGTCATCGCCGTCGTGGGTGAGGAAAACCAGTCGTTGCCGCTGTTCGTCTTTACCGGCGATGCACCAGCCGATGCGACGACCAAAGGCGACACGCACTTCATTCAGGACACGAAACGCATTTTGCAAATCCTCGCCGAGCGTCACGGGTTCCCGCAACTGCACTGA
- a CDS encoding ABC transporter substrate-binding protein → MDITRRKTLLLSAALGAAMLLPSVPVLAAETPKKGGIVTLAGLGEPTTLVPLSDSNTRTRAISSKILEGLVRFDSEFKPHPVLAESWETSTDGLRYTFKLRKGVKWHDGKDFTAQDVKFSLLAFKKVGPRGRITFANVADIETPDPLTAVVVLSKPAPYLLRALTGGETPILPAHAYASENYNESPNGNAPVGTGPFVFEEWKRGSYVKLRKNPNYWQADLPYLDGFVARFVADAASTTISVETGEADYTADVSYSDLERLRQNPKLSVEVYTDSYLNNAAIFEFNLENPILAKKEVRHALAHAIDRNFINDAIFFGTAKPAGSNIPAVFTAYNDEKPFTYPFDLAKANELLDKAGYPRGADGTRFSLRLAFLPSDVFRKTSEYLRSSFGKLGVKVDIVEGDLATFIKRVYTERGFDLTVNGISRLFDPTAGVQRLYWSDGIKKPAPYVNAAHYNNPRVDDLFRAAAIEVDETKRAGQFHDIQKITGDELPNFSIVALPTVILRNTSLQSLVTTIDIAYGDLSTAWKNE, encoded by the coding sequence ATGGATATTACAAGACGTAAGACATTGCTTTTGAGTGCTGCGCTAGGTGCGGCCATGCTGCTGCCATCCGTGCCGGTGCTGGCGGCAGAAACGCCGAAAAAGGGTGGTATTGTCACCCTTGCGGGTCTCGGTGAGCCGACGACGCTTGTGCCGCTTTCCGATTCCAATACGCGAACGCGCGCGATTTCCAGCAAGATCCTGGAAGGGTTGGTACGCTTCGACAGCGAGTTCAAGCCGCATCCGGTTCTCGCCGAAAGCTGGGAAACCTCCACCGACGGGCTGCGCTACACCTTCAAGCTGCGCAAGGGCGTCAAATGGCATGATGGCAAGGATTTCACCGCACAGGATGTGAAATTTTCCCTGCTTGCCTTCAAGAAGGTGGGCCCACGCGGCCGTATCACTTTCGCCAATGTTGCTGATATCGAAACGCCCGATCCGCTGACGGCGGTAGTGGTGCTTTCCAAACCTGCGCCTTATCTTCTGAGGGCGCTGACTGGTGGCGAAACGCCCATTTTGCCGGCCCATGCCTATGCTTCGGAAAACTACAATGAGAGTCCGAACGGCAACGCGCCCGTTGGCACTGGCCCCTTTGTGTTTGAGGAATGGAAACGCGGCAGCTATGTGAAGCTCAGGAAGAACCCGAACTACTGGCAGGCCGATCTTCCCTATCTAGATGGCTTCGTGGCGAGGTTCGTCGCTGACGCGGCCTCCACCACCATCTCGGTGGAAACGGGCGAGGCGGATTATACCGCCGATGTCTCCTACAGCGATCTGGAGCGTTTGCGGCAGAATCCCAAGCTTTCGGTGGAGGTCTATACCGACTCCTATCTCAATAACGCCGCCATATTCGAGTTCAATCTGGAGAACCCGATCCTCGCGAAAAAGGAGGTGCGGCACGCGCTGGCACATGCCATCGACCGCAATTTCATCAACGACGCGATCTTTTTCGGCACGGCGAAACCCGCCGGTTCGAACATTCCAGCGGTATTCACCGCCTATAATGACGAGAAGCCCTTTACCTATCCCTTCGATCTGGCCAAAGCGAATGAGCTGCTGGACAAGGCGGGGTATCCGAGGGGTGCGGATGGCACGCGTTTTTCGCTGCGGCTGGCCTTCCTGCCCTCCGACGTTTTCCGCAAAACCTCCGAATATCTACGCTCGTCCTTCGGCAAGCTCGGCGTGAAGGTGGATATCGTCGAAGGCGATCTCGCGACCTTCATCAAGCGCGTCTATACGGAGCGCGGTTTTGACCTGACGGTGAACGGCATCAGCCGGTTGTTTGATCCGACAGCGGGCGTGCAGCGGCTCTACTGGTCCGATGGCATCAAGAAACCCGCGCCATACGTCAATGCCGCCCACTACAACAATCCCAGGGTGGATGATCTTTTCCGCGCCGCTGCGATTGAAGTGGATGAAACGAAACGGGCGGGGCAGTTCCACGATATCCAGAAAATCACCGGTGACGAATTGCCGAATTTCTCTATCGTCGCCCTGCCGACCGTCATTCTGCGCAACACCAGCCTGCAGTCTCTCGTCACCACCATCGACATTGCCTATGGCGATCTGTCGACGGCCTGGAAGAACGAGTGA
- a CDS encoding M20 aminoacylase family protein, with product MNIAVDPVKTPAPKVIDRIGTYVPELVSIRHDLHQHPEIGFEEVRTSGIVAEKLTSWGIEVHRGYGKTGVVGVLRGRHAGNRSIGLRADMDALPMPEETGLPYASVYPGKFHGCGHDVHTTILLGTARYLAETRDFAGTVIFIFQPAEEGLGGARAMIADGLFKDFPVDEIYGLHNSSHAAPNHLKVSPGTILAGADFFDIRLKGRGAHAAHPDVSRDPVPATGELIQALQTIVSRNVPPTDPAVLSITRIEAGSAYNVIPETASIAGTVRAFSDSVRETIRGRIRTISDHIAAAYGLTAEVDIRDIFSVLTNDDASVEIVAGVAREVLGDERVSTEPSRFMGSEDFADLLKHASGAFFTLGHSGTVPAHNPGFIVDDAILPVGATLFARLVETRLKPA from the coding sequence GTGAATATTGCCGTCGATCCCGTCAAAACGCCCGCGCCGAAAGTCATAGACCGGATCGGGACCTATGTTCCCGAACTCGTCTCCATCCGCCACGATCTGCACCAGCATCCGGAAATCGGTTTCGAAGAGGTGCGCACCTCCGGCATCGTCGCCGAGAAGCTCACCTCCTGGGGCATCGAGGTGCATCGCGGTTATGGCAAGACCGGCGTGGTCGGCGTGCTGCGTGGCCGTCATGCTGGCAACCGTTCAATCGGGTTGAGGGCGGATATGGATGCCCTGCCGATGCCGGAAGAAACAGGGCTGCCTTATGCATCGGTCTATCCCGGTAAGTTCCACGGCTGCGGGCATGATGTGCACACCACCATATTGCTTGGCACCGCCCGTTATCTGGCGGAAACCCGTGATTTTGCCGGCACGGTGATTTTCATTTTCCAGCCCGCCGAGGAAGGACTGGGTGGCGCACGCGCCATGATCGCCGATGGGTTGTTCAAGGATTTCCCCGTCGATGAAATTTACGGGTTGCACAATTCCTCCCATGCAGCACCCAACCATCTGAAGGTCTCGCCCGGCACCATTCTGGCAGGCGCCGATTTCTTCGATATCCGGCTGAAGGGCAGGGGCGCGCATGCGGCTCACCCGGATGTCTCGCGTGATCCGGTGCCGGCGACGGGTGAACTCATCCAGGCATTGCAGACCATCGTCAGCCGCAATGTGCCGCCGACCGATCCGGCCGTCTTGTCGATCACCCGCATCGAGGCGGGATCTGCCTATAACGTCATCCCCGAAACGGCCTCGATTGCAGGCACGGTGCGGGCCTTCTCCGACAGCGTGCGCGAGACCATAAGGGGCCGAATCCGCACGATTTCCGATCACATTGCCGCCGCTTACGGGCTCACCGCCGAGGTGGATATTCGCGACATATTCTCGGTTCTGACCAATGATGACGCATCGGTGGAGATTGTGGCCGGGGTGGCGCGCGAAGTTCTCGGAGACGAGCGCGTTTCCACCGAGCCCAGCCGCTTCATGGGCAGCGAGGATTTCGCCGACCTCCTGAAACATGCGTCCGGTGCGTTTTTCACCCTCGGTCATTCCGGCACCGTGCCAGCCCATAATCCCGGTTTCATTGTCGACGATGCCATCCTGCCGGTCGGCGCCACCTTGTTTGCCCGGCTGGTCGAAACCCGGCTGAAGCCTGCCTGA
- a CDS encoding LLM class flavin-dependent oxidoreductase → MALTVSLAEGPELKSPTDFEDSPLSRAVKQPLMLGLFLNLQDINFSSLPTSNSWTFDYNAELVKRAEELGFEIAFSRTQWLPKGGYDGESSLDSFIALGAMAAVTKSILLISTIHVLYGPLHPLHIAKYGATLDHIARGRWGINIVTGHRAIEHEMFGWQRIDHDKRYDMAGELFDVLHRLWGETENFSYEGKLNPWAINNGWITPKPAFGRPPLVTATGSPAGIDFAARHSDLVFVTSPGGAHIDSALETLPDHIATIKNRARAYGRHVKTLINPIIVSRDTERQAIAYADAIEAGKPQPGTRAFATNNYDSDAHAWRGRGDARQKQGRNLGGNIEIIGSPEQVVEQLVGLKKAGIDGVQLNFYDFREDLEYFAERILPLMKEAGLRL, encoded by the coding sequence ATGGCGCTGACTGTTTCACTGGCTGAAGGTCCCGAACTGAAAAGCCCCACTGATTTCGAAGACAGCCCGCTCAGCCGCGCGGTGAAGCAGCCACTGATGCTGGGGCTGTTCCTCAATCTGCAGGACATCAACTTCTCCAGCCTGCCAACCAGCAATAGCTGGACCTTCGACTACAATGCGGAGCTGGTGAAGCGCGCGGAGGAGCTTGGTTTCGAAATCGCGTTCAGCCGCACGCAATGGCTGCCCAAGGGCGGTTATGACGGAGAATCCTCGCTCGACAGTTTCATCGCACTCGGCGCCATGGCGGCGGTCACGAAGAGTATTCTTCTAATCTCCACCATCCATGTGCTTTACGGTCCCCTGCATCCGCTTCATATCGCGAAATATGGCGCAACGCTGGATCATATCGCCAGGGGACGATGGGGCATCAACATCGTCACCGGCCACCGCGCCATCGAGCATGAAATGTTCGGCTGGCAGCGGATCGACCATGACAAGCGCTACGACATGGCGGGCGAGTTGTTCGATGTGCTGCATCGCCTGTGGGGAGAAACCGAAAACTTCTCCTACGAGGGCAAGCTTAACCCCTGGGCCATCAACAACGGCTGGATAACGCCAAAGCCCGCCTTTGGCCGCCCGCCGCTGGTGACGGCGACCGGCTCGCCGGCCGGTATCGATTTCGCCGCCCGCCATTCCGATCTGGTTTTCGTTACCTCGCCCGGCGGCGCGCATATCGATAGCGCGCTGGAAACGCTTCCCGATCATATCGCCACCATCAAGAACCGCGCCAGGGCCTATGGCCGTCATGTGAAGACGCTCATCAATCCGATCATCGTCAGCCGCGATACGGAGAGGCAAGCGATCGCCTATGCCGACGCCATCGAGGCGGGAAAACCGCAGCCCGGCACCCGTGCCTTTGCGACCAACAATTACGACAGCGACGCCCATGCCTGGCGGGGTCGCGGCGATGCACGCCAAAAGCAGGGGCGCAATCTCGGCGGCAATATCGAAATCATCGGCTCGCCGGAGCAGGTGGTCGAGCAGCTTGTCGGCTTGAAAAAGGCTGGCATCGATGGCGTGCAGCTGAATTTCTACGATTTCCGCGAAGATCTCGAATATTTCGCTGAGCGCATTCTGCCCTTGATGAAGGAGGCTGGCCTGAGGCTCTGA
- a CDS encoding NmrA family NAD(P)-binding protein: MTATILVTGATGKLGQRVVSRLLQKEAKVRVLTRRGEDALKLWGDRVDISEGNFSDPASLKEASRATDTVFLLSPIGETLAADQKAVIDAALSASVSRIVKISGSDWTIANAARSISGAAHAEVEKHLAGSGIAHTVLRPNAWMQVALEPVVAALRQGEDVPARFGDAAVSFIDADDIADVAVHALTASTSVSGALVLTGGEALTALEIARIAARILHRPVGISHHSASVFPPHIGAFEQTAIGEFGQLIREGLAAPVNDNIERITGRQPRSVEAYLRARLAATTPQSNHSEGEKTWR, translated from the coding sequence ATGACAGCAACCATTCTTGTAACGGGTGCAACCGGCAAGCTCGGCCAACGCGTCGTCAGCCGCCTTTTGCAGAAAGAGGCGAAGGTTAGGGTGCTGACCCGGCGGGGTGAGGACGCGCTCAAGCTTTGGGGCGACAGGGTGGATATTTCGGAGGGTAATTTCTCCGATCCCGCCAGCCTGAAAGAGGCCTCACGCGCAACAGACACGGTGTTCCTGCTTTCCCCAATCGGTGAAACGCTGGCGGCGGACCAGAAAGCGGTCATCGATGCCGCTCTCTCCGCCAGCGTATCGCGGATCGTGAAAATATCCGGCTCCGACTGGACCATCGCCAATGCCGCACGCTCCATCTCGGGTGCCGCCCATGCCGAGGTCGAAAAACATCTGGCCGGGAGCGGCATTGCGCATACGGTGCTGCGGCCGAATGCCTGGATGCAGGTGGCGCTGGAACCCGTCGTCGCAGCACTACGCCAGGGGGAGGATGTGCCCGCCCGTTTCGGCGATGCGGCCGTTTCCTTCATTGATGCCGACGATATAGCCGATGTGGCGGTTCACGCCTTGACTGCGAGCACGTCTGTTTCCGGCGCCTTGGTGCTAACCGGCGGTGAAGCCTTGACGGCACTGGAAATCGCCCGCATCGCGGCCCGTATCCTGCATCGCCCCGTGGGGATATCGCATCATTCCGCTTCCGTTTTTCCGCCGCATATCGGAGCGTTCGAACAGACGGCGATTGGTGAATTTGGCCAACTCATCCGCGAGGGCCTCGCGGCCCCCGTCAACGACAACATCGAGCGGATTACCGGTCGGCAGCCCCGCAGCGTGGAGGCCTATTTGCGCGCCCGGCTGGCAGCGACCACCCCGCAGAGTAATCATTCCGAGGGAGAAAAGACATGGCGCTGA
- a CDS encoding ABC transporter substrate-binding protein yields MADAALRQITHPETVWYTRCPAPTPLSIAVQLGWIEESFAGHGITVSSIRDAADPAIRQSHFDHRLDWSFRQGGNIPPIWAKSGGRQTRLVGLTRTDEFQAVIALPASGITKGGELKGRRIGLPKRPNETIDFQRATSLKGIVSALTVSGLSVAEVELVDLTATEPVLLGPPDDRFHGLHRRLPYGEEIAALHRGKIDAFFVKGAEGVTVANLIGAHVVVSTGFHPDPKIRINNGTPRPLTVDATFADERPDLVADLVATVQRVAGWANDNPAEAVRFIAREIGVSEEAVIVANGADVYRSLRLDLDPAELDALSHFKDFLLEWKFIPDDFDVNDWADPRALSLLQQAAAK; encoded by the coding sequence ATGGCTGATGCGGCCCTTCGCCAGATAACCCACCCTGAAACCGTCTGGTACACGCGCTGCCCGGCGCCGACGCCGCTTTCCATCGCGGTGCAGCTTGGCTGGATCGAGGAGAGTTTCGCCGGCCACGGTATTACTGTGTCCTCCATTCGCGATGCGGCGGATCCGGCCATTCGCCAGAGCCATTTCGATCACCGTCTGGACTGGTCCTTCCGTCAGGGCGGCAATATTCCGCCTATCTGGGCAAAATCCGGCGGACGCCAGACGCGTCTGGTGGGGTTGACCAGGACCGACGAGTTTCAGGCGGTCATAGCGCTGCCAGCCAGTGGTATAACAAAGGGCGGCGAGCTGAAGGGCCGGCGCATCGGGCTGCCGAAACGACCGAACGAAACCATCGACTTCCAGCGCGCCACATCGCTCAAGGGCATCGTGTCGGCACTGACCGTTTCCGGCCTTTCCGTGGCGGAGGTCGAGCTGGTCGATCTCACCGCAACCGAGCCGGTGCTGCTCGGACCGCCTGACGACAGGTTCCATGGCCTGCACCGACGGCTGCCCTATGGGGAGGAGATCGCGGCACTGCATCGCGGAAAGATCGATGCGTTTTTTGTCAAAGGAGCGGAGGGCGTCACCGTCGCCAATCTCATTGGCGCGCACGTCGTCGTGTCGACCGGGTTTCACCCCGATCCGAAAATCCGCATCAATAACGGCACGCCACGTCCTTTGACCGTGGATGCCACCTTTGCCGATGAAAGGCCCGATCTCGTCGCCGACCTCGTGGCCACGGTACAGCGGGTTGCCGGCTGGGCGAATGACAATCCGGCGGAAGCGGTGCGTTTCATCGCCCGCGAGATCGGCGTCAGCGAGGAAGCGGTTATCGTCGCCAACGGGGCGGATGTGTACCGAAGCCTGAGGCTCGATCTCGATCCGGCGGAGCTGGATGCGCTCAGCCACTTCAAGGATTTCCTGCTGGAATGGAAATTCATCCCTGACGATTTCGATGTGAACGACTGGGCCGATCCGCGCGCCCTTTCTTTACTGCAACAGGCTGCGGCGAAGTGA
- a CDS encoding NtaA/DmoA family FMN-dependent monooxygenase (This protein belongs to a clade of FMN-dependent monooxygenases, within a broader family of flavin-dependent oxidoreductases, the luciferase-like monooxygenase (LMM) family, some of whose members use coenzyme F420 rather than FMN.), whose translation MSTNKRRLNLNVGINTTGYLANAWKYRSGDRHDINDIGYYRRLTELAHKGRFDAVFLSDHPALLTDPTSRPFHTIDPLILSTSLAAQVPDIGFVATVSSTYNSPYNFARRTQSIDIVTGGRLIVNIVSSFNPNVAANFGNDPLPPRNERYAKATEFLDVAKKLWSSWDPRREGEISEDRFWDAATAETIDHEGQYFHVKGPLNVPRGPQGHPVIAQAGASEGGIDLAARHGEIIYCNILSRPAGQAFGKKVRDRAVSFGRDPSGIRIVPGLVVILGETREEALRKHELYSGTGSEDGLLARFAKENGIDPRDFDPDAKLDGERFIPDQNRQWAVGMGLGLSELLTHEKLTAREAVRRSEGHHRLLLGTAEEVADGIIDLWQDGTVDGYTLQPPRAPDDIAEFVEQVVPVLQDRGVYPREYEGTTIRERYDLPQPN comes from the coding sequence ATGAGCACGAACAAACGCCGGCTCAATCTCAATGTCGGCATCAATACCACCGGATACCTCGCCAATGCCTGGAAATACAGAAGCGGAGACCGGCACGATATCAACGATATCGGCTATTACCGGCGACTGACGGAACTGGCTCACAAAGGCCGGTTCGACGCCGTTTTCCTTTCGGATCACCCGGCATTGCTGACCGACCCGACAAGCCGGCCATTTCACACCATCGATCCGCTCATCCTTTCCACATCGCTTGCCGCACAGGTGCCGGACATCGGGTTCGTGGCGACCGTGTCCTCCACCTATAACTCGCCCTATAATTTTGCGAGACGAACGCAATCCATCGATATCGTCACGGGCGGTCGGCTGATCGTGAACATCGTCTCCTCCTTCAATCCGAACGTCGCCGCCAATTTCGGCAACGACCCGCTGCCGCCGCGCAATGAGCGATATGCCAAGGCCACGGAATTTCTCGATGTCGCGAAAAAGCTCTGGTCGAGCTGGGATCCGCGCCGCGAAGGCGAGATATCGGAAGACCGCTTCTGGGATGCGGCGACGGCCGAGACCATCGATCACGAGGGGCAATATTTTCATGTCAAAGGCCCGCTCAACGTCCCTCGTGGACCGCAGGGGCACCCCGTCATCGCCCAGGCGGGCGCTTCCGAGGGCGGCATCGATCTGGCGGCACGTCATGGCGAGATTATCTATTGCAACATATTGTCCCGTCCCGCCGGCCAGGCCTTTGGCAAAAAGGTCCGTGACCGCGCAGTGTCTTTCGGCCGCGATCCCTCCGGCATCCGCATCGTTCCCGGCCTCGTCGTCATTCTCGGCGAGACGCGCGAGGAAGCGCTGCGCAAACACGAACTCTACAGCGGAACCGGCTCGGAAGACGGTCTTCTGGCACGCTTCGCCAAGGAAAACGGTATCGATCCCCGCGATTTCGATCCCGATGCGAAACTGGATGGCGAGCGCTTCATTCCCGACCAGAACCGGCAATGGGCTGTCGGCATGGGGCTTGGCCTTTCCGAACTGCTGACCCATGAAAAGCTCACCGCCCGCGAGGCCGTGCGGCGCTCGGAGGGGCATCACCGGCTGCTGCTCGGCACAGCGGAAGAGGTGGCGGACGGCATCATCGATCTCTGGCAGGACGGAACGGTTGACGGCTACACATTGCAGCCGCCCCGTGCCCCTGACGATATCGCCGAATTCGTCGAACAAGTCGTGCCGGTGCTGCAAGACCGCGGCGTTTATCCGCGCGAATACGAAGGCACGACCATACGCGAGAGATACGACCTGCCTCAACCAAACTGA
- a CDS encoding LLM class flavin-dependent oxidoreductase, which translates to MPISHISHFAFLVPGNYHDDDPAQGLEETLQLFEAGEALGYDSAWVRQRHLERGVSSAATFLAAASQRTKRIGLGTAVIQLGYENPFRLAEDLATVDVLSHGRLNVGVSVGAPPFAHLISDYVDTAPDADYSHARAEKLARALRSEPLSSETEAGNAAGAQVPRLRPFAKGLTDRLWYGGGSQNSARWAGKAGFNLLTGNIVSGENTDDFLTAQAALVARFRQEWAHERQPRVALGRVILPTDSASPSTRRRYAEFAAERDKRTHTPHGARRTLFLPDIVGTTDEILEKLSRDPVLPFVSEFRLELPYEFQPEDYRQIVTDFASVLPQLSGERPVLKVATAQ; encoded by the coding sequence ATGCCTATTTCCCATATCTCGCATTTTGCTTTTCTGGTTCCCGGCAACTATCACGATGATGATCCTGCGCAGGGGCTGGAGGAAACTCTGCAGCTTTTCGAAGCCGGCGAGGCGCTGGGTTATGATAGCGCCTGGGTCCGCCAGCGCCATCTGGAACGCGGCGTGTCCTCGGCCGCCACCTTTCTCGCGGCGGCGTCGCAGCGCACCAAGCGGATTGGCCTCGGCACCGCCGTCATTCAACTGGGTTATGAAAACCCTTTCAGGCTGGCGGAAGATCTCGCCACCGTGGATGTGCTGTCACACGGACGGTTGAATGTCGGCGTCTCTGTCGGCGCGCCGCCCTTCGCCCATCTGATTTCGGATTATGTCGATACGGCGCCCGATGCGGATTACAGCCATGCCCGCGCCGAGAAGCTCGCCAGGGCCTTGAGATCAGAACCGCTGTCCAGCGAAACGGAGGCGGGCAATGCAGCGGGCGCGCAGGTGCCGCGCCTTCGGCCCTTCGCCAAGGGGTTGACCGACCGGCTGTGGTATGGCGGCGGATCGCAGAATTCCGCTCGCTGGGCGGGGAAGGCGGGATTCAATCTGCTGACCGGCAATATCGTCAGCGGTGAAAATACCGATGATTTTCTGACGGCGCAGGCGGCCCTCGTTGCCCGGTTCCGGCAGGAATGGGCGCATGAGCGCCAGCCGCGCGTCGCCCTTGGCCGCGTGATTTTACCGACGGACAGTGCCAGCCCTTCGACACGCCGCCGTTATGCGGAGTTTGCGGCCGAGCGCGACAAGCGCACGCATACGCCGCATGGTGCGCGCCGCACGCTTTTTCTGCCTGATATTGTCGGGACGACGGATGAAATTCTGGAGAAGCTGTCGCGCGACCCCGTTCTGCCGTTTGTCTCGGAATTCCGTCTGGAACTGCCCTATGAATTCCAGCCGGAAGATTATCGCCAGATCGTGACGGATTTCGCATCTGTGCTGCCGCAGCTTTCCGGCGAAAGGCCGGTTTTGAAAGTGGCAACAGCTCAATAG
- a CDS encoding mandelate racemase family protein, with the protein MIITDVEVRVFRTTTRRHSDSAGHAHPGPAHQVEQAMLTIRTEDGQEGHSFTAPEIVRPHVIEKFVKKVLIGEDYRDRERLWQDLAHWQRGSAAQLTDRTLAVVDCALWDLAGRSLGQPVYKLIGGYRDKVLAYGSIMCGDELEGGLATPEDYGRFAETLVKRGYKGIKLHTWMPPVSWAPDVKMDLKACAAVREAVGPDIRLMIDAFHWYSRTDALALGRGLEKLGFDWIEEPMDEQSLSSYKWLADNLDIPVVGPESAAGKHWHRAEWIKAGACDILRTGVNDVGGITPALKTMHLAEAFGMECEVHGNTAMNLHVVAATKNCRWYERGLLHPFLEYDDGHDYLKSLSDPMDRDGFVHVPDRPGLGEDIDFDFIDNNRVR; encoded by the coding sequence ATGATCATCACCGACGTCGAGGTCCGTGTTTTCCGCACGACGACCCGTCGGCACTCGGACAGTGCCGGTCACGCACATCCGGGTCCGGCGCATCAGGTGGAACAGGCCATGCTGACCATCCGCACGGAAGACGGGCAAGAAGGCCATTCCTTCACAGCGCCGGAAATCGTTCGCCCGCATGTCATCGAAAAATTCGTCAAGAAGGTGCTGATCGGCGAGGATTATCGCGACCGGGAACGCCTTTGGCAGGACCTTGCTCACTGGCAACGCGGCTCGGCGGCGCAGCTGACGGACCGCACGCTGGCGGTGGTGGACTGCGCGCTCTGGGACCTTGCCGGTCGCAGCCTCGGACAACCTGTATACAAGTTGATCGGCGGTTATCGCGACAAGGTGCTCGCCTATGGCTCGATCATGTGCGGGGACGAGCTGGAAGGCGGCCTAGCAACGCCTGAAGACTACGGCCGGTTTGCCGAAACGCTGGTGAAGCGCGGTTACAAGGGCATCAAGCTTCACACCTGGATGCCGCCCGTCAGCTGGGCGCCGGATGTGAAGATGGACCTCAAGGCCTGCGCGGCCGTGCGCGAAGCGGTCGGGCCCGATATCCGCCTGATGATCGACGCCTTTCACTGGTATTCCCGCACCGATGCGCTGGCATTGGGACGTGGCCTTGAAAAGCTCGGCTTCGACTGGATCGAAGAGCCGATGGATGAGCAGTCGCTCTCCTCCTACAAGTGGCTCGCCGACAATCTCGATATTCCCGTCGTCGGCCCGGAAAGTGCTGCTGGCAAGCACTGGCACCGCGCAGAATGGATCAAGGCCGGCGCCTGCGATATTCTTCGCACCGGCGTCAACGACGTCGGCGGCATCACGCCGGCGCTCAAGACCATGCATCTGGCCGAAGCCTTCGGCATGGAATGCGAGGTGCATGGCAATACGGCCATGAACCTGCATGTGGTCGCCGCCACCAAGAATTGCCGCTGGTACGAGCGCGGCCTCCTGCATCCCTTCCTCGAATATGATGACGGCCACGACTATCTGAAGTCTTTGTCCGACCCAATGGACCGCGATGGGTTCGTTCACGTTCCCGACCGACCGGGCCTTGGCGAGGATATCGATTTCGATTTCATCGACAACAACCGGGTGAGATAA
- a CDS encoding SGNH/GDSL hydrolase family protein has product MKTVLAFGDSLTWGADPATGLRHRPEHRWPEVLEAKLSGMAKVHAEGLGGRTTCYDDHAGPACRNGARALEVALSCHMPLDLVIVMLGTNDIKPVNGGRAEAAVSGMRRLAQIVETFIYKPRDAVPKLLIVAPPPCVAGPAGEPAGGRDIGQSLRLAPLYHKLAAELGHHFFDAGSVASASPVDGVHLEALATAAIGRALAAPVRDILG; this is encoded by the coding sequence ATGAAAACCGTGCTCGCCTTTGGAGACAGCCTCACCTGGGGCGCAGACCCGGCAACGGGTCTCCGCCACCGGCCTGAGCATCGCTGGCCGGAGGTGCTGGAGGCAAAGCTTTCCGGAATGGCGAAGGTTCATGCCGAAGGACTTGGCGGACGCACCACCTGTTATGACGACCATGCCGGCCCGGCCTGCCGCAATGGCGCACGGGCGCTTGAAGTCGCGCTTTCGTGCCACATGCCGCTTGATCTCGTCATCGTCATGCTCGGCACCAACGACATCAAGCCGGTGAATGGCGGTCGCGCGGAAGCCGCCGTTTCGGGCATGCGGCGGCTGGCGCAAATCGTCGAGACCTTCATCTACAAGCCGCGAGATGCAGTGCCTAAGCTTCTGATCGTCGCGCCACCGCCCTGCGTCGCGGGCCCCGCCGGAGAACCGGCGGGCGGCCGCGATATCGGACAATCACTACGGCTTGCGCCGCTCTATCACAAACTCGCCGCCGAACTTGGGCATCACTTCTTTGATGCCGGATCGGTCGCCAGCGCCTCGCCAGTGGATGGCGTGCATCTGGAAGCGCTGGCAACGGCCGCAATCGGCCGGGCGCTCGCCGCTCCGGTCAGAGACATTCTTGGCTGA